In Flavivirga abyssicola, the following are encoded in one genomic region:
- a CDS encoding Arm DNA-binding domain-containing protein, whose protein sequence is MATLKTLLHSKMDKNKNKRYRLAIRLTVNRKRSYYYLSKEINPKYWDSQGEQFLMISTTYSFFTFI, encoded by the coding sequence ATGGCAACTTTAAAAACTCTTTTACATTCCAAAATGGATAAAAATAAAAACAAGAGATATCGTCTTGCTATTAGACTAACCGTAAACAGAAAGCGCAGCTATTATTATTTAAGTAAAGAAATTAACCCAAAATATTGGGATTCTCAAGGTGAACAGTTTTTAATGATATCTACTACCTATTCTTTCTTTACTTTCATCTAG
- a CDS encoding helix-turn-helix domain-containing protein, whose product MLTAYHVSEKLASYVAFLYTIKWEKTNYKVRIEEKALPSGTCFMVFQYKGRFKGKFESSIDGEEIKPQQFYTIGQQTDTYTMYSANEVIELTGAAFTPTGLYHLFGLNMTELVNNPVDTQTILDDSFDAFKQSYLSTELPRDRINYVENLLLNQLNMAKPKLTIIDEAVELIQQTKGCSLIKDITNKLNVSERYFQKKFKQMVGISPSIYSRIVRFNCLFAEMSSEGEQNYKTLSALFNYYDFAHFSKDFKRYCGMSPSKFHVERFKFLKEAWIDNRPFAY is encoded by the coding sequence ATGCTTACTGCCTACCATGTTTCAGAAAAATTAGCCTCATACGTTGCATTTCTATATACCATAAAATGGGAGAAGACTAATTATAAAGTTAGGATTGAAGAAAAGGCATTGCCAAGTGGAACATGTTTTATGGTTTTTCAATATAAAGGAAGATTTAAAGGAAAATTTGAAAGCAGTATTGATGGCGAAGAAATAAAACCACAGCAATTTTATACTATTGGGCAACAAACTGATACATATACTATGTACTCTGCCAACGAAGTTATAGAACTTACCGGAGCTGCATTTACTCCAACAGGCTTATATCATCTTTTTGGTTTAAATATGACGGAATTAGTTAATAACCCAGTAGATACACAAACGATTCTAGATGATTCATTTGATGCCTTCAAACAATCTTATCTATCAACAGAACTTCCACGTGACAGGATTAATTATGTTGAGAACTTATTATTGAATCAATTAAATATGGCGAAGCCAAAACTCACAATTATTGATGAAGCTGTTGAACTAATTCAACAAACAAAGGGGTGCAGTTTAATAAAAGACATTACCAACAAATTAAATGTAAGTGAACGATATTTTCAGAAAAAATTTAAGCAGATGGTAGGGATATCACCATCTATATACAGTAGAATTGTTCGTTTTAATTGTTTATTTGCAGAAATGAGTTCTGAAGGAGAGCAAAATTACAAAACTTTGAGTGCATTATTTAATTATTATGATTTCGCACACTTTTCTAAAGACTTTAAAAGATACTGTGGTATGAGCCCTTCAAAATTTCATGTAGAGCGTTTCAAATTTTTAAAAGAAGCATGGATTGATAATAGACCTTTTGCTTATTAA
- a CDS encoding helix-turn-helix domain-containing protein, with protein sequence MSFNQFLTRSPSKIFESYISFYFQQKISGNKQDNPLLYKQTTLPSGCIFLGFNFSNAIEIKSCNQSALLIDYPIYFTGQQNSLYTMELPQNTNLFGVVLHPATASWLTNIPIYELRNSAIEADYHLSKDLRELHDKMANVTLDSRIKLFEQWFTTKIGCAKRDAVFTDWVVEEIIKNRGIISTNILAKTLKVSERHLQRSFKERIGLQPYKYANIVRINNLVNDFNKSDVRLIDLVYDYNYHDKAHFRKQFRKITNTSLASYLDVQNKAATSFLNKITV encoded by the coding sequence ATGTCTTTCAACCAATTTCTTACACGATCACCTTCTAAGATTTTTGAATCTTATATTTCTTTTTATTTTCAGCAAAAAATATCAGGGAATAAACAAGATAATCCGCTGCTATACAAACAAACTACCTTACCTTCTGGTTGCATATTTCTTGGGTTCAATTTCTCGAATGCCATAGAGATTAAAAGCTGTAACCAAAGTGCATTGCTTATAGATTACCCTATATATTTTACTGGTCAGCAAAATAGCTTGTACACTATGGAATTACCCCAAAACACCAATTTGTTTGGTGTTGTTTTACACCCTGCTACAGCAAGCTGGTTGACCAACATACCAATTTATGAATTGAGAAATTCAGCAATTGAAGCAGATTACCATTTATCCAAAGACCTTAGAGAGCTTCATGATAAAATGGCAAATGTTACCTTAGATAGCCGAATAAAACTATTTGAACAATGGTTTACTACAAAAATTGGATGTGCAAAACGAGATGCCGTTTTTACCGATTGGGTAGTAGAAGAGATTATTAAAAATAGAGGAATTATCTCTACAAACATTTTGGCAAAAACTTTAAAAGTAAGTGAACGACACCTACAACGGTCTTTTAAAGAACGTATTGGCTTGCAGCCATATAAGTATGCAAATATTGTTAGAATTAACAACTTGGTAAATGATTTCAACAAATCAGATGTAAGGTTAATTGACCTGGTATATGATTATAATTATCATGATAAGGCTCACTTTCGCAAACAGTTTAGAAAAATAACGAATACTTCTCTTGCTTCCTATTTAGATGTTCAGAACAAAGCGGCAACATCTTTTTTGAATAAGATTACGGTTTAG
- a CDS encoding lipocalin-like domain-containing protein has product MKTIFKVTILLLMTAPLFNCSNDDDAIILPPTVQEFLIGKWYFDISSAGLSNCDKKSSLNFLDDQNMSNEFFSDESGDCSIEEQTSYTYTITNNEELNFTIVGGGSGGTYSIVSISETKLVLTQQFLDGHFILILKKSI; this is encoded by the coding sequence ATGAAAACGATATTTAAAGTAACAATCCTCTTGCTAATGACAGCACCACTATTTAATTGCAGTAATGATGACGATGCTATTATTTTACCTCCAACGGTTCAAGAATTCCTTATTGGCAAATGGTATTTTGATATATCATCTGCAGGATTGTCAAATTGTGACAAAAAATCATCATTGAACTTTCTCGATGATCAAAACATGAGCAATGAATTTTTTTCTGATGAATCAGGCGATTGTTCTATCGAAGAGCAAACATCTTATACCTACACAATAACTAATAATGAAGAATTAAATTTTACCATAGTGGGCGGAGGATCAGGAGGCACCTATAGTATTGTTTCAATTTCTGAAACAAAACTTGTGCTAACCCAACAATTTCTTGATGGACACTTCATTTTAATACTTAAAAAATCTATTTAA
- a CDS encoding YncE family protein produces the protein MKTLKNNKRYENLSITNNVIFKAILLVLGIIMLGCNNDDDKVATNKDLVIGKWQVDSGNLLTSGTKYIYINNDNTINILTEDELGFKGEVSTKVSLTDDQITITLEGPFIVKYTFKDDILTLQPPTAGAIVLSRAVSPPDVTNWVKELSILEEGAAPWSDTRDIDIAYDGTYILGGDVNDRKIFKVNPTNFNIEGIIPTIHAASSVEIEKSDASLKQLFQSDGGRKVFLSYIYSSNTMFYESIDLGRWIIGLASVEPGYLWVASQSESKLYLYKSNGSLTPGEVVHEIPLDFKPLGLDYQDGYLYVSDRERIHKCQTIGGFKAIESYKLPNHEIHGVAFDSSSFWLNTYNHNEGKVKLVKTNL, from the coding sequence ATGAAAACTTTAAAAAATAATAAAAGATATGAAAACTTAAGTATTACAAATAATGTAATATTTAAAGCAATACTATTAGTACTAGGCATAATAATGTTAGGTTGTAATAACGATGATGACAAAGTTGCTACAAACAAAGATTTGGTCATAGGTAAATGGCAGGTAGATAGTGGCAACCTTTTAACATCCGGTACAAAATACATATATATTAATAATGATAATACTATTAATATCTTAACGGAAGATGAATTGGGTTTTAAAGGCGAAGTGTCCACTAAAGTTTCTCTGACTGATGACCAAATCACGATTACCCTTGAGGGTCCTTTTATTGTAAAATATACTTTTAAAGATGATATACTCACATTGCAACCTCCAACGGCAGGGGCTATTGTGCTCAGTAGGGCTGTCAGTCCGCCAGATGTAACAAATTGGGTGAAAGAGCTATCAATTTTAGAAGAAGGGGCAGCTCCCTGGTCTGATACTAGAGATATAGATATTGCTTATGATGGCACTTATATTCTGGGTGGGGATGTTAATGATCGCAAAATATTTAAGGTAAATCCAACTAATTTTAATATTGAAGGTATTATACCCACCATACATGCTGCTTCATCTGTTGAAATTGAAAAATCAGACGCTTCTCTAAAACAACTTTTTCAAAGTGACGGTGGTCGTAAAGTTTTTCTATCATATATATATTCATCTAATACAATGTTTTATGAATCTATTGATTTAGGTCGTTGGATTATAGGCTTAGCATCTGTTGAACCTGGTTATCTATGGGTAGCTAGTCAAAGCGAAAGTAAACTATACCTATATAAATCTAACGGATCCTTAACACCTGGTGAGGTAGTACATGAAATTCCTTTAGATTTCAAACCTCTAGGTCTAGATTATCAAGATGGTTATTTATATGTAAGCGATAGAGAAAGAATACATAAATGCCAAACTATTGGAGGTTTTAAAGCCATTGAAAGTTACAAATTACCAAATCACGAAATACATGGTGTTGCCTTTGATAGCTCAAGCTTTTGGTTAAATACATACAATCATAATGAGGGTAAAGTAAAACTTGTAAAGACCAACCTATAA
- a CDS encoding Kelch repeat-containing protein, translated as MKYLVKNNEQLRTPMFFVSKLWLIKILLSTLLITFSSCDDSINPLKPNVNLTITVEVPKEGDQIGRFARNAMALHDGKVWSIGGDNDLGGGIFLHNISWFSLNGANWEPTTQNDIGDERIGHTLTTFQNKLWLIGGENNAGDWLGDIWSSTDGMNWTNVFSTAPFGKVAHHDTIVFNGKMYVVAVNTTTGYMEVWSTQDGLNWVEETANAFPGRITHKAVVHNNTIYVIGGEKTANNKLNEIWQSTNGSIWSQVATNAPIFSERNHHTATAYNGKVWVLGGRTINGFGNDIWYSSNMKDWEKHSGLYVDDDNLHHHTALNYKDAIWIFGGYNKNGITGQIVSLKEN; from the coding sequence ATGAAATATTTAGTGAAAAACAACGAACAATTAAGAACCCCAATGTTTTTTGTTAGTAAATTATGGTTGATTAAAATACTCTTATCAACTCTACTGATTACTTTTTCATCTTGTGATGATAGTATTAATCCATTAAAGCCTAATGTAAATCTTACTATTACTGTTGAGGTTCCTAAAGAAGGAGATCAAATAGGTAGGTTTGCCCGCAATGCGATGGCGTTGCACGATGGCAAGGTTTGGTCAATAGGAGGAGATAACGATTTAGGAGGTGGAATATTTCTCCATAATATTTCATGGTTTAGTCTAAATGGTGCGAATTGGGAACCTACAACACAAAATGATATAGGTGATGAACGCATAGGGCACACACTAACAACATTTCAAAACAAATTATGGCTTATTGGTGGAGAAAACAATGCTGGTGATTGGTTAGGAGATATATGGTCTTCAACAGATGGAATGAATTGGACAAATGTATTCTCAACTGCTCCATTTGGTAAAGTGGCGCATCATGATACAATAGTATTTAATGGTAAAATGTATGTAGTTGCTGTCAATACAACAACCGGCTATATGGAAGTGTGGTCTACACAAGATGGATTGAATTGGGTAGAAGAAACAGCAAATGCTTTTCCTGGTAGGATAACTCACAAGGCAGTAGTACATAATAATACCATATATGTCATTGGGGGTGAAAAAACAGCCAATAACAAACTCAATGAAATTTGGCAAAGTACCAATGGCAGTATATGGTCTCAGGTTGCAACCAACGCTCCTATTTTTTCTGAAAGAAATCATCATACAGCTACTGCTTATAATGGCAAGGTATGGGTGTTAGGAGGCAGAACTATTAACGGTTTTGGTAATGATATTTGGTATTCAAGCAATATGAAAGATTGGGAAAAACATTCAGGCTTATATGTTGATGATGATAACCTACATCATCATACTGCTCTAAATTATAAAGATGCTATATGGATATTCGGTGGTTATAACAAAAATGGAATTACCGGTCAAATTGTAAGTCTAAAAGAGAATTAA
- a CDS encoding carboxymuconolactone decarboxylase family protein — MAHLEPLSKSLHSELEPKFDHYQKTRGFIPNSILTMQRRPEISKAFMQLNQVILYEGTVSEELKMLISLISSQASGCRYCQAHMANLSRIYKASKEKIESVWEFQTSPLFSEAERAALNVAFKGALIPNMAATEDFDELKKHFSESEIVEIVASLALFGYLNRWNDTMATDLEDYPKEVAQELIGSKGWNPGKHG; from the coding sequence ATGGCACACCTAGAACCACTTTCAAAAAGTTTGCATTCAGAATTAGAACCCAAGTTCGATCATTACCAAAAAACCAGAGGTTTTATTCCTAATAGTATTTTAACCATGCAACGACGACCAGAAATATCGAAAGCATTCATGCAATTAAATCAGGTTATATTGTATGAAGGCACCGTTTCAGAGGAACTAAAAATGCTTATCAGTCTTATTTCCAGTCAAGCCAGTGGTTGTCGTTATTGTCAGGCACATATGGCAAATCTTTCCAGAATTTATAAGGCCTCTAAAGAAAAAATAGAATCTGTTTGGGAATTTCAAACATCTCCTTTATTTTCTGAAGCAGAAAGGGCTGCATTAAATGTCGCTTTTAAAGGTGCTTTAATTCCCAATATGGCTGCTACAGAAGATTTTGATGAATTAAAAAAGCATTTTAGCGAGAGTGAAATTGTAGAAATTGTTGCTTCACTTGCGCTCTTTGGTTATTTGAATCGTTGGAATGACACTATGGCTACAGATCTAGAAGATTATCCTAAAGAAGTTGCTCAAGAATTAATTGGTTCTAAAGGTTGGAACCCGGGAAAACATGGTTAA